From the genome of Desulfovibrio gilichinskyi, one region includes:
- a CDS encoding bacteriohemerythrin, with the protein MPMLEWNESLSINFTEIDDQHKELITMINVLYDMMISNNNSDQDVLNIISDLHTYILEHFGAEVRIMKKYDYPETPAHINEHKEFIAKVNEVENLCNNGAANTSMEILNYLSTWLVQHINDTDKRLGMFIHSQSAN; encoded by the coding sequence ATGCCTATGCTTGAATGGAATGAATCTCTATCAATCAACTTCACAGAGATAGACGATCAACACAAAGAATTAATTACAATGATTAATGTTCTTTACGATATGATGATATCAAACAATAATTCTGATCAGGATGTTCTAAACATTATTTCAGACCTGCACACTTACATTCTTGAACATTTTGGAGCTGAAGTAAGAATCATGAAAAAATATGATTATCCTGAAACTCCGGCTCACATTAATGAACATAAAGAATTTATTGCTAAAGTAAATGAAGTTGAAAATCTATGTAATAACGGTGCTGCTAATACTTCCATGGAAATATTGAACTATTTAAGCACATGGCTTGTACAACATATTAACGACACTGATAAAAGACTTGGTATGTTTATCCACAGCCAATCAGCAAATTAA
- a CDS encoding alpha-keto acid decarboxylase family protein: MSKTVISHLLERLKEIGVTDIFGVPGDYAFPVNDAICNDPDLNWIGCCSELNGAFAADGYARIKGCSALCTTYGVGELNALGGIAGAYAEHLPIFHIVGMPKHSILKGDNIMHHTLGNGEFDLFHKMVQPVVCASTILTPENTVSEVDRLINAALTQKKPVYFGIPGDFAMMELGCSDPHPLVKQKSNQETLATVVKIITDKIGKAKSPVAVVGTLIGRYDLRMETQEIIEKAGLPFTSMLMGKGTLSEFHPNFIGVYSGSLIAEDVRQIVEESDLIVSFGTIRSDINTGAFTIKFDPIGEINIHPDHVHVGHATYHNVFIKDVITALKKEIKSQNFIKNHEVKGLGQPQGSAEDKITADSLYPRIEKFFKSGDIIIAETGTSSMGLITAKLPEGALFYNQTLWGSIGWATPASFGAAVAAPDRRVVLVTGEGAHQLTVQEISQFGRLGLKPVIFCLNNDGYLIERMLGKNPYIYYNEIAQWNYSKLPEAFGMEDWFTAKVVNNQELDTALERADKADCGCYIEIVTDKMEASEMALALNRVVLKDGGWNK; this comes from the coding sequence ATGTCGAAAACAGTTATTTCTCATTTGCTTGAACGACTCAAAGAAATCGGAGTCACAGATATTTTCGGAGTTCCGGGTGACTACGCTTTTCCCGTTAACGATGCCATATGCAATGACCCGGATCTTAACTGGATAGGCTGCTGTAGTGAACTTAATGGAGCTTTTGCGGCTGACGGTTACGCCCGTATCAAAGGTTGCTCAGCTCTATGCACCACTTATGGAGTCGGAGAACTCAATGCTCTCGGCGGCATTGCCGGAGCCTATGCAGAACATCTGCCTATTTTCCATATTGTAGGCATGCCCAAGCATTCTATCCTCAAAGGGGATAATATTATGCACCATACCCTCGGCAACGGGGAATTTGATCTATTCCACAAAATGGTTCAGCCGGTAGTATGCGCAAGCACCATCCTCACTCCCGAAAATACTGTTTCAGAAGTTGACCGTCTCATTAATGCAGCTCTAACTCAGAAGAAACCTGTATACTTCGGAATTCCAGGGGACTTTGCCATGATGGAACTTGGTTGTTCCGATCCACACCCTTTAGTGAAGCAAAAAAGCAATCAAGAAACTCTGGCAACAGTGGTTAAAATCATCACAGATAAAATTGGTAAAGCAAAATCACCTGTTGCAGTAGTTGGAACATTAATAGGTCGTTATGATTTGCGTATGGAAACACAGGAAATAATAGAGAAAGCAGGACTTCCATTCACCTCTATGCTTATGGGGAAAGGAACACTTTCAGAATTTCATCCAAACTTCATCGGAGTTTACAGCGGCAGCCTTATTGCTGAGGACGTGCGGCAAATTGTCGAAGAAAGCGATCTGATTGTAAGCTTCGGAACTATCAGGTCTGATATAAACACTGGCGCATTCACTATAAAATTTGATCCCATAGGTGAAATAAATATCCATCCTGACCATGTACATGTCGGGCACGCAACATACCATAACGTTTTTATAAAAGATGTTATCACAGCCTTAAAAAAAGAAATTAAATCGCAAAATTTTATCAAAAATCATGAAGTAAAAGGACTTGGCCAGCCACAAGGATCGGCTGAAGATAAAATCACAGCTGACTCACTGTACCCGCGGATTGAGAAGTTTTTTAAATCAGGCGATATCATTATTGCAGAAACAGGCACATCGTCTATGGGGCTGATCACAGCAAAGCTTCCAGAGGGAGCCTTGTTTTACAACCAGACTCTTTGGGGTTCGATAGGATGGGCAACGCCTGCCTCATTCGGCGCCGCGGTCGCAGCTCCTGATCGCAGAGTTGTTCTTGTAACGGGGGAAGGGGCGCATCAACTTACGGTTCAGGAAATCAGCCAATTCGGACGATTAGGACTTAAGCCCGTAATATTTTGCTTGAACAATGACGGATATCTTATTGAACGCATGTTAGGTAAAAATCCGTACATATATTACAACGAAATTGCGCAATGGAATTACAGCAAATTGCCGGAAGCATTCGGTATGGAAGATTGGTTCACCGCAAAAGTTGTTAACAATCAAGAACTGGACACGGCACTTGAGAGAGCAGACAAAGCTGACTGCGGTTGTTACATAGAAATAGTTACCGACAAGATGGAAGCATCAGAAATGGCTTTAGCGCTCAACCGAGTAGTACTTAAAGACGGAGGCTGGAATAAATAA